A section of the Plectropomus leopardus isolate mb unplaced genomic scaffold, YSFRI_Pleo_2.0 unplaced_scaffold22107, whole genome shotgun sequence genome encodes:
- the LOC121965882 gene encoding protocadherin gamma-B7-like, which produces MDQKGKTLLIFFCAFAVFIHITTADLSYSVPEEMRPGSIVGNIAKDLGLEVVKLFTRKARIDTEEIYQHYCDIDVKTGNLVIRERIDREELCGEKVSCMLKFELVLESPLELHRISLLIQDVNDNSPVFPKDTIKLEIRESADKGARYRLNEAHDADIGQNTVKQYSLQKNEHFVLSVRDDPDGSKNVELVLDKELDREKEHDLNFMMVAVDGGNPQRSGTANIHVTVLDANDNAPVFDQAFYKASLPENCALDTVVLTVSASDADDGVNGKVTYEFSRIPERAKKVFSLDINTGEIKVIGPLDFESNAKYEMRIDAKDGYGLSSDSKVIIEITDVNDNAPVIYMKSLTNPIPENVSPGTEVGII; this is translated from the coding sequence ATGGACCAGAAAGGAAAAAcgttgctgatttttttctgcgcCTTTGCTGTCTTCATCCACATCACCACTGCAGACCTCAGCTACTCTGTACCAGAGGAGATGAGACCCGGATCCATTGTTGGAAATATTGCCAAGGACCTCGGACTGGAAGTCGTGAAATTGTTCACACGTAAAGCCCGTATTGATACTGAGGAAATCTATCAGCACTACTGCGATATTGATGTTAAAACGGGAAATTTGGTCATCAGGGAAAGGATCGACAGAGAGGAGCTGTGTGGGGAGAAGGTGTCGTGTATGCTCAAATTCGAATTAGTTTTAGAGAGCCCTTTGGAACTGCACCGTATTTCATTGCTTATCCAGGATGTAAATGACAACTCACCCGTTTTTCCAAAGGATACAATTAAGTTAGAAATACGAGAGTCGGCAGACAAAGGCGCACGATATCGTCTCAACGAAGCACATGACGCGGACATCGGACAAAATACGGTTAAACAATATAGTTTACAAAAGAATGAacactttgttttgtctgttcgAGACGATCCCGATGGATCTAAGAACGTCGAGTTGGTGTTAGACAAAGAGCTAGACCGTGAAAAAGAGCACGATTTAAATTTCATGATGGTTGCTGTTGATGGAGGCAATCCACAACGATCAGGAACGGCTAATATACACGTGACTGTGCTGGATGCAAATGATAATGCCCCAGTGTTTGACCAAGCCTTTTATAAAGCCAGTTTACCAGAAAACTGTGCCCTTGATACGGTAGTCCTCACTGTCAGTGCTTCTGATGCAGACGATGGGGTAAATGGGAAGGTGACGTATGAGTTCAGCCGCATCCCAGAAAGAGCTAAAAAGGTTTTCTCACTGGACATTAACACTGGAGAGATAAAGGTCATAGGACCGCTTGATTTCGAGAGTAATGCTAAATATGAAATGCGCATTGATGCGAAAGATGGTTATGGACTTTCATCTGATTCCAAAGTTATCATTGAAATCACTGATGTGAATGACAACGCCCCGGTGATATATATGAAATCACTGACGAACCCCATACCTGAGAATGTGTCACCTGGTACAGAGGTGGGCATCATC